In Fretibacterium sp. OH1220_COT-178, one DNA window encodes the following:
- the pdxS gene encoding pyridoxal 5'-phosphate synthase lyase subunit PdxS: MDIYERLRGGVVMDVVNPEQAKIAEAAGAVAVMALERVPADIRAAGGVSRMSDPKRIEEIVKAVSIPVMAKVRIGHFVEAQILEALGVDFIDESEVLSPADGVHHIDKKQFKTPFVCGARNLGEALRRISEGARMIRTKGEAGTGDVIQAVSHMRQIMGEIALVRSLRKDEVNHRAKELGVDPELLSGVREKGRLPVLNFSAGGVATPADAALMRQLGAEGVFVGSGIFKSGNPEKRARAIVKAVEHYEDPRMLLEVSGDLGEAMVGINEDEIRTIMSRR, encoded by the coding sequence ATGGACATTTACGAGAGGCTGAGGGGCGGAGTCGTCATGGATGTCGTCAATCCCGAGCAGGCCAAAATTGCGGAGGCGGCGGGGGCGGTCGCGGTCATGGCGCTCGAGAGGGTTCCGGCGGACATCAGGGCGGCGGGGGGAGTTTCGAGGATGAGCGACCCCAAGAGGATCGAGGAGATCGTCAAGGCGGTCTCGATACCGGTCATGGCCAAGGTGAGGATCGGGCACTTCGTGGAGGCCCAGATCCTGGAGGCACTGGGCGTCGATTTTATCGACGAATCCGAGGTTTTGTCCCCCGCCGACGGGGTCCATCACATCGACAAGAAACAGTTTAAAACCCCCTTCGTGTGCGGCGCCAGAAACCTGGGAGAGGCGCTCAGAAGAATTTCCGAGGGGGCCAGGATGATACGGACGAAGGGCGAGGCGGGGACCGGCGACGTGATTCAGGCCGTCTCCCATATGCGGCAGATCATGGGCGAGATTGCGCTGGTTCGGTCCCTTCGGAAGGATGAGGTGAATCATCGGGCAAAGGAGCTCGGGGTCGACCCGGAGCTTTTGAGCGGGGTGAGGGAGAAGGGGAGACTGCCGGTTTTGAACTTCTCGGCAGGAGGGGTCGCGACACCGGCGGATGCCGCTTTGATGCGCCAGCTTGGGGCGGAGGGCGTGTTTGTGGGGTCGGGAATATTCAAGTCCGGGAACCCCGAAAAAAGGGCAAGGGCTATCGTCAAGGCGGTGGAGCATTACGAGGACCCGAGGATGCTGCTCGAGGTGTCCGGGGACCTCGGGGAGGCGATGGTGGGGATCAACGAGGACGAGATCAGGACGATCATGAGTCGGCGTTGA
- a CDS encoding TRAP transporter small permease yields the protein MNRFWKGFNILEESVMVAGMAVMVLFNFLNVVFRYLLPQTPFSYTEELVVLVFIWVSLFGISYGYRIGAHTVLTLASDRMPAALQPVLIGFATLASALLMLVLARTGYAMVMNQIKHGQILPGMRIPMAIAGWSIPAGAAVTLVSVLRSGYLEIRKARAGA from the coding sequence GTGAATCGATTCTGGAAGGGGTTCAACATCCTGGAGGAGAGCGTCATGGTCGCCGGCATGGCCGTGATGGTCCTCTTCAATTTTCTCAACGTCGTCTTTCGCTACCTGTTGCCGCAGACGCCCTTCTCCTACACGGAGGAGCTGGTGGTCCTGGTCTTCATCTGGGTGAGCCTGTTCGGCATCTCCTACGGCTACCGCATCGGCGCGCACACGGTGCTGACCTTGGCGTCGGATCGGATGCCCGCAGCGCTTCAGCCCGTCCTGATCGGCTTCGCCACGCTCGCCTCGGCCCTGCTGATGCTCGTCCTCGCGCGGACCGGGTACGCGATGGTGATGAACCAGATCAAGCACGGACAAATTCTGCCGGGGATGCGGATCCCCATGGCCATCGCGGGGTGGTCCATTCCGGCGGGGGCCGCCGTGACGCTGGTCAGCGTCCTGCGGTCGGGGTACCTGGAGATCCGGAAGGCGAGGGCTGGGGCATGA
- a CDS encoding DctP family TRAP transporter solute-binding subunit, with the protein MRKVLLALLCVSMLLVPSVPALAADAVKLKFSHAAPRTSTWHQGAEKFAEIVRERTQGKFDFTIYPLDELSGGNQVAGIDLVQTGVTDVHLQDALVWSAVAKKSVVPCFPWLLPTYEDVDRCMKGEGGASLKQVLNEAGVVCLAIGENGYRQVVNNRNAIVQPSDMKGLKIRVPGSNVHVSLLKYIGADPITMNQSEVYTSLQQGTIDACENTLDLLFTQKTLEVVKHISLWNYSYDPLYLSVSKELWESLSDEEKAVFQAAADEAMAHQVAVTREKEAALRGQLGEYKIEVVDSLTPEQVKAFREATTKVYEDYRQEFGEDLFKKFGHAF; encoded by the coding sequence ATGAGGAAGGTTCTGCTCGCGTTGCTGTGCGTCTCCATGCTGCTCGTTCCGTCCGTCCCGGCCCTTGCGGCCGACGCGGTGAAGCTGAAGTTCAGCCATGCTGCGCCCCGCACCAGCACTTGGCACCAGGGTGCCGAGAAGTTCGCCGAGATCGTCAGGGAGAGGACGCAGGGCAAGTTCGACTTCACGATCTACCCGCTCGACGAGCTCTCCGGCGGCAATCAGGTTGCGGGTATCGACCTGGTGCAGACGGGGGTGACGGACGTGCATCTTCAGGACGCGCTCGTCTGGTCCGCCGTAGCCAAGAAGAGCGTCGTGCCCTGTTTCCCGTGGCTTCTGCCCACCTACGAGGACGTCGACCGCTGCATGAAGGGCGAGGGCGGAGCCAGCCTGAAGCAGGTGCTGAACGAGGCGGGGGTCGTCTGCCTCGCGATCGGCGAGAACGGATACCGCCAGGTGGTCAACAACCGCAATGCCATCGTGCAGCCCTCGGACATGAAGGGCCTCAAGATCCGCGTTCCGGGCAGCAACGTCCACGTCTCGCTGCTGAAGTACATCGGCGCGGACCCGATCACCATGAACCAGTCCGAGGTCTACACGTCCCTCCAGCAGGGCACCATCGACGCCTGCGAAAACACCCTGGACCTGCTCTTCACGCAGAAGACCCTGGAGGTCGTCAAGCACATCTCCCTCTGGAACTACTCCTACGACCCGCTGTACCTCTCCGTCAGCAAGGAGCTTTGGGAGAGCCTGAGCGACGAGGAGAAGGCGGTCTTCCAGGCGGCCGCGGACGAGGCGATGGCCCATCAGGTGGCGGTCACCCGGGAGAAGGAGGCGGCCCTCCGCGGTCAGCTGGGCGAGTACAAGATCGAGGTCGTCGACTCTCTGACGCCCGAGCAGGTCAAGGCCTTCCGGGAGGCCACGACCAAGGTCTACGAGGATTACCGGCAGGAGTTCGGTGAGGACCTCTTCAAAAAGTTCGGACACGCATTCTGA
- a CDS encoding TRAP transporter large permease translates to MIAFVLIGVFFGLLLLRVPVAASMGLAALAGILQMGFKISVFPTVFYAAIARYTLLAIPFFILAGVIMDHAGISGRLIAFANACVGHRKGGLAVVTVVVACFFAAISGSGPATVAAIGGVLIPAMVRQGYDKDFATALVASSGGIGMIIPPSIPFIIYAMLAEVSVGTMFIAGIVPGLLFGLFFSAAALLCLRADANVVRQARQPAGVRWRTFREALWALMMPVIILGGIYGGVFTPTEAAGVAVVYGLLVGLFVYREIKLRQLWRIFVEASVSSAVIMFIMGCAGAFTWILTTSGVAGQLTGALLSVTRDRTAMLLLITLIFLIAGCFVDSASGFYLLMPILLPIVREMNYSLIAFGVIATANFAIGQVTPPVGSNLFVACNIAKVSMRDLVAKVWPFLIAGVLCLLLITFLPWLITFLPAAMGMRF, encoded by the coding sequence ATGATCGCCTTCGTGCTGATCGGCGTGTTCTTCGGACTCCTGCTCCTGAGGGTCCCCGTCGCGGCCTCGATGGGACTGGCGGCTCTTGCGGGAATCCTGCAGATGGGCTTCAAGATCTCCGTGTTCCCCACCGTGTTCTATGCGGCGATCGCCCGCTACACGCTCCTGGCGATCCCCTTCTTCATCCTCGCCGGCGTGATTATGGACCACGCCGGCATATCCGGACGTCTGATCGCCTTCGCGAACGCCTGCGTGGGACACCGCAAGGGCGGGTTGGCCGTGGTCACGGTGGTGGTGGCCTGCTTCTTTGCGGCCATCTCCGGCTCCGGACCCGCCACCGTCGCCGCGATCGGCGGGGTCCTGATTCCCGCCATGGTCCGCCAGGGCTACGACAAGGACTTCGCGACCGCGTTGGTCGCCTCCTCGGGCGGCATCGGGATGATCATCCCGCCCAGCATCCCCTTCATCATCTACGCCATGCTGGCGGAGGTCTCCGTCGGCACGATGTTCATCGCGGGGATCGTCCCCGGGCTGCTGTTCGGCCTCTTCTTCTCCGCCGCGGCGCTGCTCTGCCTGCGCGCGGACGCGAACGTCGTGCGCCAGGCAAGGCAGCCGGCCGGCGTGCGCTGGAGGACGTTCAGGGAGGCCCTGTGGGCCCTGATGATGCCGGTCATCATCCTGGGCGGCATCTACGGGGGCGTGTTCACGCCCACCGAGGCGGCGGGGGTCGCGGTGGTCTACGGGCTCCTGGTCGGGCTCTTCGTCTACCGGGAGATCAAGCTGCGCCAGCTGTGGCGGATCTTCGTCGAGGCCTCGGTCTCCTCGGCGGTCATTATGTTCATCATGGGCTGTGCGGGGGCCTTCACCTGGATCCTGACCACCTCGGGGGTGGCGGGCCAGCTGACGGGCGCGCTGCTGTCCGTGACGCGCGACCGCACGGCGATGCTGCTGCTCATCACCCTGATCTTCCTGATCGCCGGGTGTTTCGTCGACTCGGCCTCCGGCTTTTACCTCCTGATGCCGATCCTCCTGCCCATCGTGCGGGAGATGAACTACTCCCTGATCGCCTTCGGCGTCATTGCCACGGCCAACTTCGCCATCGGGCAGGTGACGCCGCCCGTCGGGTCCAACCTCTTCGTCGCCTGCAACATCGCGAAGGTCTCCATGCGGGATCTCGTGGCGAAGGTCTGGCCGTTCCTTATCGCCGGCGTCCTTTGCCTGCTCCTGATCACGTTCCTTCCCTGGCTCATCACCTTCCTGCCGGCGGCGATGGGCATGAGGTTCTGA